A single region of the Prevotella sp. HUN102 genome encodes:
- a CDS encoding 1-acyl-sn-glycerol-3-phosphate acyltransferase, producing the protein MIIPGKFDEIRPFVPEELPLVYERLLADQQFLQVVKAVFPDAPLEALKQQMYSCKTLLDFQKTFFYGIVHNIMKKSGNGFELDAPSLDRNSNYTFVSNHRDIVLDSAMLDVLLIDNKFNTTCEIAIGDNLLKLPWVKDIVRLNKSFIVLRGLPMRQMLQASKTLSEYMHFAISEKKENIWIAQREGRAKDSNDRTAEAILKMMTMGGEGSLIEKLQKLHIVPTAISYEYDPCDFLKAKEYQQRRDMEVFRKGPQDDIISMQTGIMGYKGHVHYCAAPCIDDFLSGIDSETPKTEIYRIIAEHIDKEIHKNYHLYANNYVALDFLKGTSDFADKYTAEEKARFEQYLDGQMAKIDLENKDEAFLRERMLTMYANPAINYIKANA; encoded by the coding sequence ATGATTATACCAGGAAAATTCGACGAAATCCGTCCTTTTGTTCCAGAGGAATTGCCTTTGGTTTATGAGCGTCTGCTTGCCGACCAACAGTTTCTTCAAGTGGTGAAAGCCGTCTTTCCGGATGCTCCTCTCGAGGCTCTCAAGCAGCAAATGTACTCCTGCAAGACGCTGCTCGACTTCCAAAAGACATTCTTCTATGGCATTGTTCATAACATTATGAAGAAATCCGGCAATGGTTTCGAGTTGGATGCGCCCTCATTGGACAGAAATTCCAATTACACCTTTGTGAGCAATCACCGCGACATTGTGCTCGATTCGGCTATGCTCGACGTGCTGCTGATAGACAACAAATTCAATACTACCTGCGAAATAGCCATTGGCGACAATCTCCTGAAGCTGCCGTGGGTAAAGGATATTGTCCGTCTGAACAAGAGTTTCATCGTGCTTCGCGGCCTGCCGATGCGACAGATGCTGCAAGCCAGCAAAACATTGTCCGAATATATGCACTTTGCCATCAGCGAAAAGAAGGAAAACATCTGGATAGCGCAGCGCGAAGGACGTGCGAAAGACTCCAATGACCGTACTGCCGAGGCTATTCTGAAGATGATGACAATGGGCGGCGAAGGCTCACTTATCGAAAAACTTCAGAAACTCCACATCGTTCCTACGGCTATTTCCTACGAATACGACCCCTGCGATTTCCTCAAGGCAAAGGAATATCAGCAGCGTCGTGATATGGAAGTGTTCCGGAAAGGTCCACAGGACGACATCATCAGTATGCAAACCGGCATTATGGGCTACAAGGGACACGTGCATTACTGCGCTGCCCCCTGCATCGACGACTTCCTTTCGGGCATCGATTCTGAAACTCCGAAGACGGAAATATACAGGATTATCGCAGAACACATCGACAAAGAGATTCATAAGAATTATCATCTCTATGCCAACAACTACGTTGCGCTCGATTTCTTGAAAGGAACTTCCGACTTTGCTGATAAATATACGGCAGAAGAAAAGGCAAGATTTGAGCAGTATCTCGACGGGCAGATGGCGAAGATTGATTTGGAAAACAAGGACGAGGCATTCCTGCGTGAGCGTATGCTGACGATGTATGCCAACCCTGCAATAAACTATATCAAGGCGAATGCTTAA
- a CDS encoding D-alanine--D-alanine ligase produces the protein MENNKRTIAIVCGGDSSEHGVSLRSAQGLVSFFDKERYNIYVVDVKGTDWNVNLEDGTTVPIDKNDFSFRKDGKLVLFDYAYITIHGQPGENGVMQGYFELIHLPYSTSGVLVEALTFDKYVLNRYLRSFNVNVPDSILLRRGDAYDEKEIEARLGMPCFVKPAADGSSFGVSKVKNADQIAPALRVAFMESDEVMIEGYLDGVEISQGVYKTKEKAVVFPATEVVTSNEFFDYNAKYNGQVEEITPARIDPETAKKVAAETSRIYDILHANGIIRIDYIITKDKDGNDVINMLEVNTTPGMTVTSFIPQQVRAAGLDIKEVLSEIVENQF, from the coding sequence ATGGAAAATAACAAGCGAACTATCGCCATTGTTTGTGGTGGCGACTCTTCTGAACACGGCGTTTCGCTGCGTTCGGCTCAAGGACTCGTGTCTTTCTTTGACAAAGAGCGTTACAATATATATGTGGTTGATGTGAAAGGAACCGACTGGAACGTCAATCTTGAAGACGGAACCACCGTGCCTATCGACAAAAACGACTTCTCATTCCGCAAGGATGGCAAGTTGGTGTTGTTCGATTACGCTTACATCACTATCCACGGACAGCCCGGAGAGAACGGCGTGATGCAGGGATATTTTGAACTCATCCATCTTCCGTATTCCACAAGCGGCGTATTGGTTGAGGCACTGACCTTCGACAAGTACGTGCTGAACCGTTATCTGCGCAGCTTCAATGTGAATGTTCCCGACAGCATACTGCTCCGTCGCGGCGATGCGTACGATGAAAAGGAAATCGAGGCACGATTGGGAATGCCTTGTTTCGTGAAACCTGCTGCCGACGGCAGTAGTTTCGGCGTGTCAAAAGTGAAGAATGCCGACCAGATAGCACCGGCTTTGCGTGTTGCCTTTATGGAGAGCGACGAAGTGATGATTGAAGGTTATCTCGACGGTGTGGAAATTTCACAGGGTGTTTACAAGACAAAGGAAAAGGCTGTGGTGTTCCCTGCAACGGAAGTTGTAACGAGCAACGAGTTCTTCGACTATAATGCGAAGTACAATGGACAGGTTGAGGAAATCACTCCGGCGCGCATCGACCCTGAAACAGCCAAGAAAGTGGCAGCCGAAACCAGTCGTATCTACGATATTCTCCACGCCAACGGCATTATCCGAATTGATTATATCATCACGAAGGATAAGGATGGCAACGATGTTATCAATATGCTGGAAGTGAATACCACGCCGGGTATGACCGTAACGAGCTTCATTCCTCAGCAGGTTCGCGCAGCAGGCCTTGACATCAAGGAGGTTTTGAGCGAAATCGTAGAGAATCAGTTCTAA